From the genome of Ignavibacteriales bacterium, one region includes:
- a CDS encoding geranylgeranylglycerol-phosphate geranylgeranyltransferase translates to MNISKHILAYIKITRPLNVIVTFFVVVVAIYISQKENLDLSFMVLASLAAALTAGSGNIINDIYDIESDKISHPRRVLVVSSISKKQAWYYYLFINCASVFIAASLSSVLLTIVFVVTLLLFIYSAYLKRMPLIGNVTIALITGLAFIYGGYAADNPIAAIVPAVFAFLINLIREIVKDIQDIEGDSKLKYRTFPIIFGIDKSNRIISLIIVLLLGATFYPF, encoded by the coding sequence ATGAACATTTCAAAACATATCCTTGCATACATAAAAATTACACGCCCGCTAAATGTTATAGTAACATTTTTTGTAGTTGTAGTTGCAATCTATATATCTCAAAAAGAAAATTTAGATTTATCGTTTATGGTTTTAGCCTCATTAGCTGCGGCTTTAACGGCTGGATCAGGAAATATAATTAATGATATTTACGATATTGAGTCAGATAAAATATCACATCCACGAAGAGTTTTGGTAGTGAGCTCAATTTCTAAAAAACAAGCATGGTATTATTATTTATTTATTAATTGTGCTTCAGTTTTTATTGCAGCAAGTTTATCCTCAGTTCTTTTAACTATTGTTTTTGTTGTTACATTATTACTCTTTATATATTCAGCTTATTTGAAACGAATGCCATTGATCGGAAATGTAACGATAGCATTGATTACAGGTTTAGCCTTTATTTACGGTGGATACGCTGCTGATAATCCAATTGCCGCAATCGTTCCAGCCGTATTTGCTTTTTTGATTAACCTAATAAGAGAAATAGTAAAAGATATTCAGGATATTGAAGGCGATTCAAAATTAAAATATAGAACTTTCCCAATCATATTTGGAATTGATAAATCAAATAGAATTATTTCTCTAATAATAGTTTTATTACTTGGAGCCACATTTTATCCCTTTTAA
- the uvrA gene encoding excinuclease ABC subunit UvrA encodes MAKEKKIIVKGAREHNLKNLSFEIPRNKLIVFTGVSGSGKSSLVFDTIYAEGQRRYVESLSSYARQFLERMNKPDVDLIQGISPAVAIEQKTGSRNSRSTVGTTTEVYDYLRLLFARIGKTICFQCSKVVTKATTGTVADWLEEQKDATRFYLTFPLHDHEGHTVKEEIELLKKRGFFRIYFNKKFYDLNETDVKLPKSKKAVRVVVDRFKVTKGEVREKLSDSIEVTFKEGENRIVLINADTNEQHEFNKFYECCGVRYEEPEPRFFSFNNPFGACPVCQGFSKIIGVDMNLVIPNPNLTIADGAIAPYHGAKYSSYLRDLIQNARDYKFPIHVPYKQLTEEQISLVKKGFGKYKGLDHFFSELERKTYKIQARVMLSRYRGYTICPACKGSRLRREALQVKIDNKSIHEIVQMPIEHSLQFFEVLKLSEYDYTVAERILKEIIKRLTFLNNVGIGYLTLDRYSNTLSGGETQRINLATSLGSALVGTLYVLDEPSIGLHPRDNAKLINILKNLRDIGNSVLVVEHDADMMREADLIFDMGPKAGIEGGEIVAIGDYDEILKNKVSLTGKYLSGELSIPIPEKRNERKGKSVKIIGAKENNLKNLTLEIPLNKFVVVTGVSGSGKSTLIHDIFYAGLAKYLGNAPSFIGKYDDIKGGEYIDDVVIVDQSPIGKSPRSNPISYIKAFELIRDLFASTHQARARGYKPGFFSFNVPGGRCETCQGDGYIKVEMQFLADLYLECDDCNGTRYKKEIREITYKGKNLVDVLDMTVDESLLFFEGNDRIIRLLQVLADVGLGYIKLGQPSNTLSGGEAQRIKLASYLTSQRDRRHLLFIFDEPTTGLHFHDISKLLKCFQLLLERNNSVVIIEHNLDVIKCADYIIDLGPEAGDKGGEVVATGTPEEIVENQNSWTGKYLKDYLN; translated from the coding sequence ATGGCTAAAGAAAAAAAAATAATCGTAAAAGGTGCACGCGAGCATAATCTTAAAAACTTAAGTTTTGAGATTCCGCGTAATAAGCTTATTGTATTTACAGGAGTTAGCGGCAGTGGAAAATCATCTTTAGTGTTTGATACCATTTATGCCGAAGGACAGCGAAGATATGTTGAAAGTCTTTCTTCTTATGCACGGCAATTTCTTGAGCGAATGAATAAGCCTGATGTGGATTTAATTCAAGGGATTTCTCCTGCCGTTGCAATCGAACAAAAGACGGGCTCTCGTAACTCCCGTTCAACAGTAGGGACAACAACCGAAGTTTATGATTACTTGCGATTATTGTTTGCTCGAATCGGAAAAACGATTTGTTTTCAATGCAGTAAGGTTGTTACTAAAGCTACCACAGGAACCGTTGCAGATTGGCTTGAAGAGCAAAAAGATGCAACAAGGTTCTATCTCACATTTCCGCTTCACGATCACGAAGGGCATACTGTAAAAGAAGAAATTGAGTTGTTAAAAAAACGTGGATTTTTTAGAATCTATTTTAATAAGAAATTTTACGATCTGAACGAGACTGATGTAAAATTACCTAAAAGCAAAAAAGCAGTTCGAGTAGTTGTCGATAGATTTAAAGTGACCAAAGGTGAGGTACGAGAAAAACTTTCTGATTCTATTGAGGTGACATTTAAAGAAGGTGAAAACAGAATTGTTCTAATCAATGCTGATACCAATGAACAGCATGAGTTTAACAAATTTTACGAATGCTGCGGTGTTCGTTACGAAGAACCAGAACCAAGATTCTTTTCTTTCAATAATCCTTTCGGTGCTTGCCCGGTTTGCCAAGGATTTAGTAAAATAATTGGCGTGGATATGAATCTAGTTATCCCAAATCCAAATCTTACAATCGCTGATGGAGCAATCGCACCATATCATGGTGCAAAATATAGTTCATATCTTCGTGATCTTATCCAGAATGCACGAGATTATAAATTTCCGATACACGTTCCATACAAACAGCTTACAGAAGAGCAAATTTCCCTTGTAAAAAAAGGTTTTGGAAAGTACAAAGGACTTGATCACTTTTTTTCTGAACTGGAAAGAAAGACTTATAAGATTCAAGCTCGCGTAATGCTTAGCCGATATCGTGGTTACACAATATGTCCGGCATGCAAAGGATCACGATTAAGAAGGGAAGCGCTTCAAGTAAAAATTGATAACAAATCTATTCACGAAATTGTACAAATGCCAATAGAGCACTCTTTACAGTTTTTTGAAGTATTAAAATTATCTGAATATGATTACACTGTTGCAGAAAGAATCCTTAAAGAGATTATAAAGCGCTTAACTTTTCTAAACAATGTTGGAATTGGTTATTTAACATTGGATCGCTACAGCAACACTCTTTCTGGCGGAGAAACACAAAGAATAAATCTTGCAACTTCCCTCGGTTCTGCATTAGTTGGTACACTTTACGTTTTAGATGAACCAAGCATTGGCTTGCATCCCCGTGATAATGCGAAACTTATAAATATTTTAAAAAATCTTAGAGATATTGGTAACTCGGTTTTAGTCGTCGAACACGATGCAGATATGATGCGCGAAGCTGATCTTATTTTTGATATGGGACCAAAAGCAGGAATTGAAGGCGGAGAAATTGTTGCAATTGGGGATTATGACGAGATATTAAAAAATAAAGTTTCTTTAACAGGCAAGTATCTTTCTGGTGAGTTATCGATACCGATACCTGAAAAACGCAATGAAAGAAAAGGTAAATCTGTTAAAATTATAGGAGCAAAAGAAAACAACCTTAAAAATCTAACTCTAGAAATTCCTTTAAATAAATTTGTAGTTGTAACGGGCGTTAGCGGTTCCGGCAAAAGCACACTTATACACGATATATTTTATGCAGGACTTGCAAAGTATCTTGGAAATGCACCATCGTTCATTGGTAAGTACGATGATATAAAAGGTGGCGAGTATATTGATGATGTTGTGATCGTTGATCAATCTCCAATTGGTAAGTCTCCAAGATCAAATCCAATTAGTTACATAAAAGCTTTTGAGTTGATTCGAGATTTATTTGCATCAACTCATCAAGCAAGAGCTCGGGGATACAAGCCTGGTTTCTTCTCATTTAATGTTCCGGGCGGAAGATGCGAAACCTGCCAGGGCGATGGTTATATCAAAGTTGAAATGCAGTTTCTTGCTGATCTTTATCTTGAATGCGATGACTGTAACGGCACTCGATACAAAAAAGAAATTCGTGAGATAACTTACAAAGGAAAAAACCTTGTTGATGTTCTTGATATGACGGTCGATGAATCATTATTGTTTTTTGAGGGCAATGATAGAATTATAAGATTATTACAGGTTCTTGCTGATGTAGGATTGGGCTATATTAAACTTGGTCAGCCATCCAATACTTTATCAGGTGGAGAAGCACAGCGAATAAAACTTGCTTCATATCTTACTTCACAAAGAGACAGAAGACATTTACTTTTTATTTTTGATGAACCGACTACAGGATTGCATTTTCATGATATTTCAAAACTGCTGAAATGTTTTCAACTTCTGCTAGAAAGAAATAATTCCGTTGTGATAATCGAACACAATTTAGATGTTATAAAATGTGCTGATTATATTATCGATCTTGGTCCTGAAGCCGGAGATAAAGGCGGGGAAGTTGTGGCAACCGGAACTCCTGAAGAGATTGTAGAAAATCAGAATTCTTGGACAGGTAAATATTTAAAAGATTATCTAAACTGA
- a CDS encoding ABC transporter ATP-binding protein, with protein sequence MTDVVEILNVSKAFGDHVVLKNVSLKVEENENFVVFGQSGTGKSVLLKCIVGLLEPDSGEIYIKGTNVLNLNQKELNKVRKNIGFLFQGAALYDSMSVRENLEFPLIRNFNFTPKEREEKIKTVLENVSLEEAIDKMPSELSGGMKKRIGLARSIIAEPKLMLYDEPTTGLDPITSKEISSLILELQKSLKMTSIVVTHDLLCAEIIADRAIVLNEGIVQYEGTIPELTSSRDPFLRNFFSHEIIEEQNRSTNE encoded by the coding sequence ATGACAGATGTTGTTGAAATATTAAATGTTTCAAAAGCTTTTGGTGATCACGTTGTACTTAAAAATGTTTCACTTAAAGTTGAAGAAAACGAAAATTTTGTTGTCTTTGGACAGAGTGGTACAGGTAAAAGTGTTTTGTTAAAATGTATAGTAGGATTATTAGAACCTGATTCGGGTGAAATTTATATCAAAGGAACTAATGTTCTTAATTTAAATCAGAAAGAATTAAATAAGGTTCGTAAAAATATTGGATTTTTATTTCAAGGAGCCGCGTTGTACGATTCGATGAGCGTGCGGGAAAACTTAGAATTTCCATTGATCAGAAATTTTAATTTCACGCCAAAAGAACGTGAAGAAAAAATCAAAACAGTTTTAGAAAATGTTTCTTTGGAAGAAGCTATTGATAAAATGCCATCAGAACTTTCCGGCGGAATGAAAAAACGAATCGGGCTTGCACGTTCAATTATTGCAGAGCCAAAACTTATGTTATATGATGAGCCGACTACGGGACTAGATCCGATAACATCAAAAGAAATAAGTTCTTTAATATTAGAATTGCAAAAATCTTTGAAGATGACATCTATAGTTGTTACACACGATTTACTTTGCGCAGAAATAATTGCGGACAGAGCAATAGTATTAAATGAAGGTATTGTACAATACGAGGGTACAATACCAGAACTAACTTCTTCACGAGATCCATTTTTAAGAAATTTCTTTAGTCATGAAATTATTGAAGAGCAGAACAGGAGCACTAATGAATAA
- a CDS encoding (4Fe-4S)-binding protein, whose product MINQKEYTNGEISVIWKPNVCIHSGNCVRGLGKVFNPKDRPWIKIHSANTDEIINTVNSCPSGALTYIRNNEMTDKPEATKPANSSEVITNIKIISGGPIMFEGSCTIVDKEGNETLKEGKIFLCRCGGSNNKPYCDGTHKKVEFDK is encoded by the coding sequence ATGATTAATCAAAAAGAATACACGAATGGCGAAATTTCAGTTATTTGGAAACCGAATGTTTGCATACATTCAGGTAATTGTGTTCGGGGTTTAGGGAAAGTATTTAATCCTAAAGATCGCCCATGGATTAAAATACATTCGGCAAATACAGATGAAATAATAAACACGGTAAATTCGTGTCCATCAGGTGCGTTAACATATATAAGGAATAATGAAATGACAGATAAACCGGAAGCAACAAAACCTGCAAATTCAAGCGAAGTAATAACTAACATTAAAATAATTTCAGGTGGACCGATAATGTTCGAAGGGTCGTGCACTATTGTAGATAAAGAAGGAAATGAGACGTTAAAAGAGGGTAAAATATTTCTTTGCCGCTGCGGTGGCTCAAATAATAAACCTTACTGCGATGGAACTCATAAAAAAGTTGAGTTTGATAAATAA
- the sulP gene encoding sulfate permease codes for MLKPKLFTTLKDYTSKQFFADLSAGTIVGIVALPLAIAFGIASGVTPEKGLITAIIAGFIISFLGGSRVQIGGPTGAFIVIVYGIVQQYGMNGLIIATIMAGVILVIMGLARFGSVIKFIPHPVVVGFTSGIALLIFSTQIKDFFGLAMDKVPSEFFDKWIEYSFNFSTINYYAFGTAALALFIILIFPKITHKIPGSIVALLVTTALVQIFHFPVETIGSKFGDLPSAIPSPVLPHIDFATIKNLIGPATTIAILAAIESLLSAVVADGMIGGRHRSNMELVAQGIANIVTPLFGGIPATGAIARTATNIKNGGRTPIAGIVHAIVLLLITLFFAQYAKLIPMGTLAAILIIVAYNMSEWRSFVEIFKSPKSDIAVLLTTFGLTVVFDLTIAIQVGMVLAVFLFMRSMAMVTNVGIITRELTDDNEESIDLNAIKFKKVPDEVEVFEINGPFFFGAVSKFRDAMRFIESPPKVLIIRMRNVPAIDGTGIHALEEVYHESLKKGTQLVLSGVHTQPLITLDQSGFLKVIGEQNILGNIDDSLDRAREILGLEKLGRPSDFKPTVKRDKK; via the coding sequence ATGTTAAAACCTAAATTATTCACCACCTTAAAAGATTACACATCAAAACAATTTTTTGCCGACTTATCAGCAGGAACAATTGTAGGAATTGTTGCACTTCCTCTCGCAATTGCTTTTGGTATTGCTTCTGGAGTAACACCTGAAAAAGGATTAATCACTGCAATAATAGCCGGATTTATTATTTCATTTCTTGGCGGCAGTCGTGTACAAATTGGAGGACCAACAGGCGCATTTATCGTTATTGTTTATGGAATTGTTCAGCAATATGGAATGAATGGACTTATCATTGCAACAATTATGGCGGGAGTAATTCTTGTAATTATGGGTCTAGCAAGATTTGGATCCGTAATTAAATTTATTCCACATCCTGTTGTCGTTGGATTTACAAGCGGTATTGCTCTGCTAATTTTTTCTACTCAGATTAAAGATTTTTTTGGATTAGCAATGGATAAAGTTCCTTCGGAATTTTTTGATAAATGGATTGAATACTCGTTTAACTTTTCAACAATAAATTATTACGCATTTGGAACGGCAGCGCTTGCACTATTTATTATTTTAATTTTTCCCAAAATCACTCATAAAATTCCAGGATCTATAGTTGCACTTTTGGTTACAACAGCACTTGTTCAAATTTTTCATTTTCCAGTTGAAACTATTGGATCAAAGTTTGGTGACCTTCCATCTGCAATTCCTTCACCTGTTCTTCCACATATAGATTTTGCAACGATTAAAAATTTAATTGGACCAGCAACTACAATTGCGATACTTGCAGCTATTGAGTCTTTACTTTCGGCGGTTGTTGCAGATGGAATGATTGGCGGAAGACATCGTTCTAATATGGAATTGGTTGCTCAAGGTATTGCGAATATTGTAACTCCATTATTTGGTGGAATTCCTGCAACAGGCGCAATTGCGCGCACAGCTACAAATATTAAAAATGGCGGAAGAACACCAATTGCTGGAATTGTACATGCAATTGTTCTTTTACTAATAACACTTTTTTTTGCTCAGTATGCCAAACTAATTCCGATGGGAACACTTGCAGCCATACTTATTATCGTTGCATACAATATGAGTGAGTGGCGATCTTTTGTTGAGATATTTAAAAGTCCCAAGAGTGATATTGCGGTTTTACTAACAACTTTTGGATTAACCGTTGTATTTGATTTAACTATAGCAATACAAGTTGGAATGGTGTTAGCAGTATTTCTATTTATGCGTTCTATGGCAATGGTTACGAATGTTGGGATCATTACGCGTGAGTTAACGGACGATAATGAAGAATCAATAGATTTGAATGCAATAAAATTCAAAAAAGTTCCGGATGAAGTTGAAGTCTTTGAAATAAATGGGCCGTTTTTCTTTGGAGCAGTTTCAAAATTTAGAGATGCAATGCGATTTATTGAAAGTCCACCAAAAGTATTGATTATAAGAATGAGAAATGTTCCTGCAATAGATGGAACCGGAATTCATGCACTTGAAGAAGTTTATCATGAATCACTAAAAAAAGGCACACAATTAGTTTTATCAGGCGTTCACACACAACCACTAATAACATTGGATCAATCTGGATTTTTGAAAGTTATCGGGGAACAAAATATTTTAGGCAACATTGATGATTCATTAGATCGCGCAAGAGAAATTTTAGGATTAGAAAAGTTAGGAAGACCTTCTGATTTTAAACCTACTGTAAAGCGAGATAAAAAATAA
- a CDS encoding RsmB/NOP family class I SAM-dependent RNA methyltransferase, protein MATEVSQKIYDYFSSLYGKEAADKYLQFIELDSAQYIRVNTSKISRDDLSKILFEKYQIKSLPINHFEKVLKIIEGNERIGKTFEHVMGFYYIQSLSSMMPPLILNPTSDDVVLDLCGAPGSKSTQIAEMMNNRGALLINEVDNERIKSLVFNLERMNIINSSVIHSKGEVLSKVYDDHFTKVLVDAPCSGLGIIQKKGEVSNWWSLDHVDRLQHLQTRLLIAAIKMARVGAEIVYSTCTLSVEENELVIDKILEKYPVELLEINLPIPSRQAFTEYGEKQLNPELKKAIRILPWEIDSDGFFLVKMRKVDVTESPEKENLRETENRIVKSNHKEIQEYINYISEHFGVDRKVLDNYKYIFRGKDIFFVVSDWDEENIGLFNRIGLKLGTLDKKDRITFNSQAAQVLDKQITKFIYHLKNDDELLNYLTGWKIKDVEIPLGQYVVKYNNWMLGTAVMTVEGLKSRFPRTKRTQKFEF, encoded by the coding sequence TTGGCAACAGAAGTATCGCAAAAAATATACGACTACTTTTCATCACTTTACGGAAAAGAAGCTGCGGATAAGTATTTACAATTTATCGAACTGGATAGCGCTCAGTACATACGAGTAAATACATCGAAAATTTCAAGAGATGATTTATCCAAAATACTTTTTGAAAAATATCAAATAAAATCTTTACCGATTAATCATTTTGAAAAAGTATTAAAAATAATTGAAGGAAATGAAAGGATAGGTAAAACATTTGAGCACGTAATGGGGTTTTACTACATTCAGTCTCTTTCCTCAATGATGCCGCCGCTAATCTTAAATCCAACAAGTGATGATGTTGTACTGGATCTTTGCGGTGCCCCTGGATCTAAATCCACGCAGATTGCAGAGATGATGAACAATCGTGGTGCGCTTTTAATTAATGAGGTGGATAATGAAAGAATCAAGTCTTTAGTATTTAATCTTGAACGAATGAATATCATCAATTCTTCAGTAATTCATTCAAAAGGTGAAGTACTCAGCAAAGTTTATGATGATCACTTTACAAAAGTACTTGTGGATGCACCATGCAGCGGACTTGGAATCATTCAGAAAAAAGGTGAAGTAAGTAATTGGTGGTCGTTGGATCATGTTGACAGGTTGCAACATCTGCAAACGCGATTACTTATTGCGGCAATAAAAATGGCAAGAGTAGGAGCGGAAATTGTTTACTCAACCTGCACCTTATCTGTTGAAGAAAACGAATTAGTAATTGATAAGATTTTAGAAAAGTATCCTGTGGAATTGTTAGAAATAAATTTACCTATCCCTTCCCGACAAGCGTTTACAGAGTATGGAGAAAAACAACTAAATCCTGAATTGAAAAAAGCTATACGCATTCTGCCTTGGGAAATTGATTCTGATGGTTTCTTTTTGGTAAAGATGAGAAAGGTCGATGTTACTGAATCACCCGAAAAAGAAAATCTTAGAGAGACAGAAAACAGGATTGTAAAAAGTAATCATAAAGAAATTCAAGAATACATAAATTATATTTCAGAGCATTTTGGTGTTGATAGGAAAGTGTTAGATAATTACAAATACATTTTCAGAGGCAAAGATATTTTCTTTGTTGTTAGTGATTGGGATGAAGAAAATATAGGATTATTTAATAGGATTGGATTGAAACTTGGAACGCTCGATAAAAAAGACAGGATAACATTTAATTCTCAGGCAGCACAGGTTTTAGACAAACAAATCACAAAATTTATTTACCATTTAAAAAATGATGATGAGTTATTAAACTATTTAACTGGTTGGAAAATTAAGGATGTTGAAATTCCTCTTGGTCAATATGTGGTTAAGTACAATAACTGGATGCTGGGAACAGCAGTAATGACTGTTGAGGGCTTAAAAAGCAGATTCCCCCGAACAAAACGCACACAAAAGTTTGAATTCTAA
- a CDS encoding MCE family protein, with amino-acid sequence MNNTLANAKLGIFIFLGSTILVVIIFLLGNKDQLFASTYTIKANFKNTEGLRNGASVRFGGIDVGAVKSIQIVSDTSVSVEVTMRVKEEIKSFIKKDSRASIETEGLVGNKVVMLTMGSPNAEVILDGGRILSKEPLSFADIIEETQGIMAYTKDMTKNMAEIVYKVNKGEGTIGKILNDDKLYTAATNLTNTADKNLNSISDDMKDVIALFDNLGNGVRDVVGNINLIVTKIDTVLEGVSEGKGLLGSLVSDKGKEGKSLNQILDNLVVVTEDAKTSASRLSENMEALKHNWLFKSYFEERGYWDKDEFENQIDSKIIELNDKIKLLDEKILELKSIEKK; translated from the coding sequence ATGAATAATACACTTGCAAATGCTAAACTTGGAATTTTTATTTTTTTGGGAAGTACAATATTGGTTGTTATAATTTTCCTTCTCGGAAATAAGGATCAATTATTTGCCTCAACATATACTATCAAAGCAAATTTTAAAAATACAGAGGGATTAAGAAATGGGGCTTCAGTAAGATTTGGAGGAATTGATGTCGGCGCCGTTAAAAGCATCCAAATTGTTAGTGATACGAGTGTAAGCGTTGAGGTTACGATGCGGGTAAAAGAGGAAATAAAAAGTTTTATAAAAAAAGATTCGAGAGCGAGTATAGAAACCGAAGGTTTAGTAGGTAATAAAGTTGTTATGTTAACAATGGGTTCACCGAATGCAGAAGTAATTTTAGATGGAGGCAGAATACTTTCTAAAGAACCATTAAGTTTTGCAGATATTATAGAAGAAACACAAGGGATAATGGCTTACACAAAAGATATGACTAAAAATATGGCGGAAATTGTTTACAAAGTAAATAAAGGTGAGGGTACTATCGGTAAAATATTGAATGATGATAAACTTTATACGGCAGCAACTAACCTTACAAATACAGCTGATAAAAACTTAAACTCGATTTCGGATGATATGAAAGATGTTATCGCATTATTTGATAATCTTGGTAATGGGGTAAGGGATGTCGTTGGAAATATAAATTTAATTGTTACAAAGATTGATACAGTGTTAGAAGGTGTTTCTGAAGGTAAGGGGTTGCTCGGTTCTTTGGTTTCGGATAAAGGAAAAGAAGGAAAATCCTTAAATCAAATTTTGGATAATTTAGTTGTTGTAACTGAAGATGCAAAAACTTCGGCATCACGACTATCAGAAAATATGGAAGCCTTAAAGCATAACTGGTTATTTAAAAGTTATTTTGAAGAACGAGGTTATTGGGATAAAGATGAGTTTGAAAATCAAATAGACTCAAAAATTATTGAGTTGAATGATAAAATTAAATTGTTGGATGAAAAGATTTTAGAATTAAAATCAATTGAGAAAAAATAA
- a CDS encoding polysaccharide deacetylase family protein: MIRKLLFIFIVIAQISYSQNYGSLRFTNYADDRESAFSLTFDDGLLTQIENVRPILNQYGFKGTFYVLPPYLTESLPGIWRYGTWPGFQAMASEGHEIGSHTLNHDTLTILPWGDILTEGTLLYELNKSKDSIDQRIPNSKCISLNYPYTLHNSLVDSAASLFYENGRTLGQVPNDSSLTKEQWFGLNAKVVEFSLPRNSVDDDLDELYTFLDWTQNSIDNHKWGMIIIHDVVPFTQLQELINAGIYQPVTTEWLTSLCDFLWARSSNKEVWVETVGNITRYIKERDNSNYQIISSSSGLIEINVENNLDNLIYNYPLSAYIKIPDNWNFVRSEQNGIVDTLTTMVTDSGTVVLSKVIPNNGNLKLKPVAPTGIETGSNSVSEFQLFQNYPNPFNPNTSIKYTISSAQFVSLKVFDVLGNEVATLVDEFKPAGVYNAQFSIYNYQLSSGFYFYQLKAGDYLETKKMILLK, encoded by the coding sequence ATGATCAGAAAATTACTTTTTATATTTATCGTTATTGCCCAGATTTCATATTCACAAAATTATGGAAGCTTACGGTTTACAAATTATGCAGATGACAGGGAAAGTGCATTCAGTTTAACTTTTGATGATGGTCTTCTAACTCAAATTGAAAATGTCCGACCAATATTAAATCAATATGGATTTAAAGGAACTTTTTATGTACTTCCTCCATATTTAACTGAATCATTACCAGGAATTTGGAGATATGGAACTTGGCCTGGTTTTCAAGCAATGGCAAGTGAAGGTCATGAAATTGGTTCACACACATTGAACCACGATACTTTAACTATTCTACCTTGGGGAGATATCTTAACCGAAGGTACATTATTGTATGAACTTAATAAGTCAAAAGATTCCATAGATCAAAGGATTCCTAATTCCAAGTGTATTTCATTAAACTACCCTTATACACTTCATAATTCTCTTGTTGATTCTGCTGCAAGTTTGTTTTATGAAAATGGCAGAACACTTGGACAAGTTCCAAACGATTCATCATTAACTAAAGAGCAGTGGTTTGGATTGAATGCGAAAGTTGTTGAATTTAGTTTACCTAGGAATTCTGTTGATGATGATCTTGATGAACTTTATACTTTTTTAGATTGGACTCAAAACTCAATTGATAACCATAAATGGGGAATGATCATCATTCACGATGTTGTTCCGTTTACTCAACTTCAAGAATTAATAAATGCGGGAATATATCAACCGGTTACAACTGAATGGTTAACCTCATTGTGTGATTTTCTATGGGCAAGATCATCAAATAAAGAAGTGTGGGTAGAAACAGTTGGAAACATTACCCGATATATTAAAGAAAGAGATAATTCCAATTATCAAATCATTTCTTCGTCGAGTGGCTTAATAGAAATTAATGTGGAAAATAATTTAGATAACCTAATTTATAACTATCCTTTAAGTGCATACATAAAAATTCCGGATAATTGGAATTTTGTTCGATCAGAACAAAACGGAATTGTAGACACATTAACAACAATGGTAACAGATTCCGGAACCGTCGTTCTTTCCAAAGTAATTCCAAATAATGGAAATTTAAAACTTAAGCCCGTTGCACCAACAGGAATTGAAACTGGAAGTAATAGCGTTTCAGAATTTCAATTATTTCAAAACTATCCCAACCCTTTCAATCCAAACACAAGTATTAAGTACACAATAAGCAGTGCACAATTTGTTTCTCTAAAAGTATTTGATGTATTGGGTAATGAGGTTGCAACTCTAGTTGATGAATTTAAACCAGCAGGAGTTTACAATGCACAATTTTCAATTTACAATTACCAATTAAGTTCAGGTTTTTATTTCTATCAATTAAAGGCAGGAGATTATTTAGAAACAAAAAAAATGATTCTATTAAAATAA
- a CDS encoding YraN family protein, with protein MSEKNKRDLGKEGEDIAVKYLTEKGFIIIERNYHYSTKGEIDVIANDKNQLVFVEVKSRINLEYGEPEYAINPKKIKQIKKMAELYLFDKEIDEADCRFDVVAILLGDGSNPVINHYENAFM; from the coding sequence ATGAGTGAAAAAAACAAAAGAGATCTCGGAAAAGAAGGAGAGGATATAGCGGTAAAATATCTTACGGAAAAAGGTTTTATAATTATTGAACGAAATTATCACTACAGCACAAAAGGTGAAATTGATGTAATTGCCAATGACAAAAATCAATTAGTTTTTGTAGAGGTTAAATCCAGAATTAATCTTGAGTATGGTGAGCCTGAGTATGCTATCAATCCAAAAAAAATCAAACAAATAAAAAAAATGGCGGAGCTTTATCTTTTTGATAAAGAAATTGATGAGGCCGACTGCAGGTTTGATGTTGTTGCAATTTTGCTTGGTGATGGTTCAAACCCAGTTATTAATCACTATGAAAATGCTTTTATGTGA